A part of Aegilops tauschii subsp. strangulata cultivar AL8/78 chromosome 2, Aet v6.0, whole genome shotgun sequence genomic DNA contains:
- the LOC109750023 gene encoding uncharacterized protein, which yields MTKLGLEANDLEPTRTIFHGIVPGLSCCPIGRVRLDILFGDSSHFRREPIWFEVVDLSSEYHALLGRPALAKFMAGLITVTADYRKSLDCAQDGAKLAESLVVAKEQRQLDRIVALAQEASGRADPD from the exons atgaccaagctcggcctcgAGGCCAACGACCTAGAGCCGACCCGGACGATCTTCCATGGCATCGTCCCCGGCCTCTCCTGCTGCCCGATCGGCCGGGTCCGGCTCGACATCCTGTTCGGCGATAGCAGCCACTTCCGACGTGagccgatctggttcgaggtggtggacctgtccagcGAGTACCACGCGCTGCTGGGCCGGCCcgcgctcgccaagttcatggcg GGCCTCATCACCGTCACCGCCGACTACCGCAAGTCCCTGGACTGCGCCCAAGACGGCGCCAAGCTGGCCGAGTCGCTGGTTGTAGCCAAGGAGCAGCGCCAGCTCGACCGGATCGTCGCCCTGGCCCAGGAAGCGTCGGGCCGCGCAGATCCCGACTGA
- the LOC141041310 gene encoding uncharacterized protein, protein MAVLAGVTAPSWALPISEFLENGVLPMDETEARQIQRRASAYSIINNELIKRSFTGVFQRCVEQDKGIEILLDIHQARPIKKLDGPTTVRFIKDIAVRYGMPNSIITDNGTNFAKGALVQYCSVSGIRLDQASVAHPQSNGQVERANGLILSGIKPRLVEPLIRSPGSWLDELPAVLWSLCTTPNRSTGFTPFFLVYRAEIVIPTNVEFDSPHVTMYTEAEAKEAREDGVDLLKEARLLALSRSAIYQQGLRHYHSKKIKPLAFREGDLILRLVQEQTGQHKLSSPWEGPFIVSKALCDRNAYYLIDTRKTNKRKRDTAGEETTQPWNAELLRPFYS, encoded by the exons ATGGCTGTCCTCGCCGGGGTCACGGCACCATCCTGGGCCCTGCCCATCTCGGAGTTCCTGGAAAATGGGGTCCTTCCCATGGACGAGACCGAAGCCCGGCAAATACAGCGTCGAGCATCCGcctacagcatcatcaacaacgagctcaTCAAACGCAGCTTCACCGGCGTGTTCCAACGCTGCGTCGAGCAGGACAAGGGCATTGagatcctcctcgacatacaccagg caaggccaatcaagaagctggacGGCCCAACGACCGTTCGATTTATCAAGGACATCGCGGTGCGCTATGGCATGCCGAATAGCATCATCACGgacaacggcaccaacttcgccaagggcgcGCTCGTGCAGTACTGCTCTGTCTCCGGCATTCGCCTCGACCAGGCTTCCGTCGCACATCCGCAGtccaacggccaggtcgagcgggcCAACGGTCTCATCCTGTCCGGCATCAAACCACGACTCGTCGAGCCGCTCATCCGTTCACCCGGCAGTTGGCTAGACGAGTTGccagccgtcctctggagtctgtgcACCACGCCAAACAGGTCAACcgggttcaccccgttcttcctcgtctacagaGCAGAAATCGTCATCCCGACCAATGTCGAGTTCGACTCGCCACATGTCACGATGTACACGGAAGCCGAAGCAAAGGAAGCCCgcgaagacggtgtcgacctgctcAAAGAAGCACGTCTCCTAGCACTCAGTCGCtcggccatctaccagcaaggcctgaggcattaccacagcaagaagatcaaACCCCTCGCTTTCCGAGAGGGAGACCTCATCCTCCGACTCGTCCAAGAGCAGACTGGCCAACACAAGTTGTCCTCCccatgggagggccccttcatcgtcagcaaggcCTTGTGCGACCGCAACGCGTACTACCTCATCGACACCCGCAAGACAAACAAGCGCAAGAGGGACACCGCCGGCGAGGAAACAACCCAGCCATGGAACGCAGAGCTCCTCCGCCCTTTTTACAGTTAG